From the Oncorhynchus nerka isolate Pitt River linkage group LG28, Oner_Uvic_2.0, whole genome shotgun sequence genome, one window contains:
- the LOC115112823 gene encoding ER membrane protein complex subunit 8-like, whose product MSIKLTTQAYCKMLLHAAKYPHCAVNGLLVAEKQKEKKKDSHSTPILCVDCIPLFHGTLALAPMLEVALTLIDTWCKENKYVIAGYYQANERTKDFRPNQFAEKVGARIAENFSDAAMIMVDSTRFTMGCYEPILAIYDHHENKWKCRDCNADCFEDWCEAQKITSALLEGRSYESLIDFDNHLDDLRNDWTNPEINKSVLHLC is encoded by the exons ATGAGTATTAAATTGACAACTCAGGCTTATTGCAAGATGCTTTTGCATGCTGCTAAATATCCTCATTGCGCCGTGAACGGATTACTGGTTGCTGAGAAACAGAAGGAGAAGAAAAAAGACAGCCACTCCACTCCAATCCTCTGTGTGGATTGTATACCACTATTCCACGGCACACTTGCATTGGCACCTATGCTGGAAGTGGCACTTACATTG ATTGACACGTGGTGTAAAGAGAACAAATATGTCATAGCTGGGTATTACCAAGCCAACGAGCGCACAAAGGACTTCAG ACCTAACCAGTTTGCTGAAAAAGTTGGGGCCAGGATTGCAGAGAACTTCAGCGATGCAGCAATGATTATG GTGGACAGCACCAGATTCACCATGGGCTGCTATGAGCCCATATTAGCCATTTATGACCACCATGAAAACAAGTGGAAATGCAGGGACTGTAATGC AGACTGCTTTGAGGACTGGTGTGAGGCTCAGAAGATCACGTCGGCTCTGCTGGAAGGAAGGTCCTACGAGAGCCTGATCGACTTCGACAATCACCTAGACGACCTCAGGAATGACTGGACCAACCCTGAGATCAACAAGTCTGTGCTGCACCTGTGCTAA